In Halichondria panicea chromosome 13, odHalPani1.1, whole genome shotgun sequence, one genomic interval encodes:
- the LOC135346751 gene encoding uncharacterized protein LOC135346751 — MAASYGLLLLLLTLGCLQWAVLAQQWSGYVNEEGGSLNYGCPQDTAALSGVASDYFVLSSDRRWDFLCTSAGGLANVSLTCSILPAINDLLGELNFDCPDDGFLTGLSSVFTDSSTDRVWQPNCCTRPFASLINCQKPSSTWNNVLRDNLNFTGSGDRVVAGLESFYFNKDRRWRFRTCELEVDCGDPGVPDNAVQSGDNFLYNSTVTFTCNHGYYQSSGAVGGIRRCLETGLWSDSQPVCTGCTAITDCEDIRCTGPTNESCALCASNTGPGLGERAFTNTGTHCQPKCSWLTTFCYPGVCTDLPSSCNCTTGFHGDDCLQISDSIALEDCTVGIVGADGSQVSLSCQPNTTTPLLYTNIVPYQVTGEWGVAYTPPTPLPQQPAYVGGFSVGVAVAEIQAILYRAANPSVAVSMTTHPCERTSVSPDSPIAGVVLCSSTPPPANLTTHTFLHGDTFELRTVGNAGGHLDILDLDHPPQSQRHYYTATPTSGEVTFILDLQPPTHCSLVTSSNCPSNQNLLSLSGDIVTSNQITASWGGWLDIPSGVVNYELTVHYLEYTPGLLTEGAVLKVNRTSHDDQLTYSDVTTLPREGPYSFILKSHDLAGNTRISRRTLLYDFNSSVEINPFVPLIVTSAVPSTDYIWQNSTDKVFTVSGSGHFYNTNLRSTNYLAPLANYSVGGVIDEAYDQVLAQGRYPRQGTINALGIVELNYDIIIDRVGGNSSDSLTQPIAFPFQTSDIGMENVEIRTELQDGDSVKIWFQAIDFRFQYSVDSVLVHVDSSPPELSELGLYWSGVGGSGVGGLSLHGTGTLLDLDIRFQVQDQHSGIYSVEWSISTVIGSETFGSGGVAVPMSEPHSCAPPQCVCDPLHHCTPVHFSIQPPASDFSNSLALHDTDYIVTVTVSNHARLTSTLSHRFTVDTTPPLQGYVIDGQGSKDIDYQTTFELSASWTGFFDRESDVAFYQYIFGTECANSSLFMYPLTSDSDVIQTIVTMAARTAPIQGTYFVTVVAFNQALQPSNPVCSDGVTVDTVAPVIAGVVIPGAVVQPGLVSDVEGMWYVREDRVRVWVGACPNLTTPIVDLSPYPIGTAPSPDDVCSSSTLYTPSQLTHLTQDHTLNVTWSATDNIGISHFEVGIISETNFTENGQNIEYFHTAGQSHYSFHNSELLSNGNLFYVSLRVFDLAQQMVVLNIGPILVDVTPPTFNATLEVVRNGDHVILEWKSEDLESGIEQFQFAIGKTEFGIQVSDFAPLPLSTPPQCPTPLCVAIETTTLPLLSGREYYITIQATNGARLSSYISKPFTQISGAPSLGYVFDIDPTVPFNLTSSYSSYNKDIDILVDSERLSIKWGGFVHPHLPVNYSVFLGSSPGIDDIVTLVTVGTETAYEFTNVSFTSGNVYYSTVIAENIYGRVSVSSDSVLVLSGVRDSLSKATVLDQLVYQVSTSAVSANWVFPDLINTHASRYEWALLGDGYQATRYTNVGKDTNIIRSVNELQSGIKYRSSVRACFPNFCLDPILSDGFYISIPPSPRSIQAVYTPIEMDEEFGTSNFGSLYISWDAFVGEQISYYEWSIGNSEMGGQELIVNWNRVYGVSDEVHLNASLSLHKTNYVTVRGYNYPGLSDQSTALLKWRINEQEIEQNQVPRNPLIVFDITESDVPPLLTDNWKEIEHIATTYTDIDYADITSLSAAWPDLRYSYFHYSISRKQEFSDCQNDPYAIACGNTIGNAVTATNLDLVNGERYYFCVQGLLSDATHPTPHTPHTLTHCSNGVVVDLTPPTSGCVEILTLSVPEYDYMSGSGSAFVAPDNERECSRDTGIAFQVSSSEMFVVWEEFSDVEGAWHVGGVANYQYAIGTSAGSSDVLDFTSVGVTTYAVARDLSLETSLTYYVAIRGIDFVGHVTDAYSQPVTVDTTPPDITSVWIEGANNYIENGLRLNWDLPRDGDSGVKVVEWAIGSRSGSSDGMEWRPVDHVSVTRQLVEGTQFSDGQTIFLSIRVTNGAGLTTISSSAAYTLDHTPPAPGHVYDGSYITADVSDLDYSTDLSNLNSHWTRFTDPHTDVVEYFIAMGTTSGGTDVQDTISVGVASSVTLTSLTLSQGHTYYTTVTACNALKLCSSASSNGITVDVTPPTPGRVLNSYSGPDDIQFQGSRSTISARWIGFHDDESSLQYFTYYIGLSPNDSSVIPPTHAPPTQTSFIIHTPLPTHTLIYTTVVAVNGAGVKTQASSSGLYIDDMTPEITEGVAIHTEWTGSISMATQYSTSALRIQWNFIDSHTSINQHFWFILSDSNTITPIPGTAIGSQSHATATNLEIRDGDTHSAILIGCNQAGLCTQSTSRSVLFDSSPPIDGYFAAYSASMASLNRTVPGGMTWRNRNVRGIAQIDISFLGFSDPHSGIAEYWLSVGTLYSGSDLLTSMGPQLIQVSPERGVILAEILLNRLLVVDEVLHVSIWAINGVGLESYIVRGSFTVDAPTTLNNNGTLTLLRSSSCPLTSCLGHCACGARESLCEFGTLPPCQKLTPSTLPPELQVSVLATSPQLIPGSDSILFTTVTDKLVAEIAEPVSMEIQRLEWSVSEEGFSPGLGVQSSDGITWRGVGNLSRLVFSSAQSLKHGVSYIFHVRAWYNDTSYAVFTSNSITVDTVGTATMLGERVKVSDNRRFTSDLTSVSISLQNLFVPSMASSISTFRVAIGDSLHADNIHSYTDVDPLTDSLLSNLDLKNGRTYYITAQGISPLGITTPSISRPLTVDLTPPTQGHLFTGTRTREVTSQTNSTAYTARWLGFNNALSGINHYELALTTSHDPPTQYTNIGISLSGTLNSLTLNHGVTYYSHLVAVSNAGIRSDDFVLRRGLVIDNTAPIGLSNNITGDNIISNPSFESVMYASECPQAIDNNQATQNWTISGESLIVTTYNDYNVVPVDGCLSLLLSGSISQAVDTSAGVWYRASLSIHQFSHTTSTRLTMQVAGASVVCEVGGWWWGRCQLLFQASHSTTIIQLTTAAYERVIIDEINIVRLSDFTDTRNGLASLPNDPTNAISISMEVISSTQVRLQADWLIADPESGMQEFMWAVGTVRGGQQKQRYRSTGTNPSAISGPLSVGHNEMVYVTVVATNFAGLREVFYSRPFIVDHTPPHVSGRVWDGVGGDIDYQSEGMVSVDWAVAISDPESGLKSCVWAIGTTPGATDVRPYIVMSGDVTSSHSNDLSPLLRHGTKVYSTVTCTNRAGHHSNAYSDGVTILLNPPNSSLAFATLSSPEMTQYDIILGYLPSNRLTLVWGGFAESADTPLEYELRITISSDFVGDWENVGFLRQLTLNDIELLSNNSHVIQVRAVNLGGLRSDPVNLSFTILDTPPIDSGIRVNDTWLSSNQLSLDWSDKFTDSALLRYELSIGTQRGSGSVQMWVEFSSEETSLTLSHPQLLRRNDYFLSLIAISPSGLYVTVNQVIAGIPMVT; from the exons TTGACTGCGGTGATCCTGGCGTACCTGATAATGCTGTTCAGAGCGGAGACAACTTTCTGTACAACAGCACAGTGACGTTTACTTGTAACCATGGTTACTACCAGTCGAGCGGAGCAGTGGGCGGAATCAGGCGCTGCCTAGAGACAGGATTGTGGAGCGACAGTCAACCTGTGTGTACAG GCTGCACGGCCATCACTGACTGTGAGGATATCCGCTGTACTGGCCCCACTAACGAGAGCTGTGCCTTGTGTGCCTCCAACACTGGACCAGGTCTGGGGGAGAGGGCCTTCACCAACACAGGCACACACTGCCAAC ccAAGTGCTCCTGGCTGACCACCTTCTGTTATCCTGGTGTGTGCACTGACCTACCCTCGTCTTGTAACTGTACCACAGGTTTCCATGGAGACGACTGCTTACAAA taTCGGACTCTATTGCTCTGGAGGACTGCACTGTGGGAATTGTGGGAGCAGATGGAAGTCAGGTGTCGTTGTCATGCCAACCAAACACCACCACCCCTCTACTCTACACCAACATAGTCCCCTACCAGGTGACGGGAGAATGGGGCGTGGCCTACACTCCGCCCACTCCCCTCCCACAACAACCAGCCTACGTGGGCGGCTtctcagtgggtgtggctgtagCGGAAATACAAGCAATACTGTACAGAGCAGCAA ACCCTTCCGTGGCTGTCTCCATGACAACCCATCCGTGTGAGCGTACCAGTGTGTCCCCCGACAGTCCGATAGCTGGTGTcgttctttgttcctccactCCACCCCCGGCCAatctcaccacacacaccttcctACACGGAGACAC ttttgAGCTGCGTACAGTGGGCAATGCAGGGGGCCATCTGGACATCCTGGACttggaccaccccccacagtcacAGCGTCACTATTacacagccacgcccactagcGGAGAGGTCACCTTTATTCTCGATCTACAACCTCCAACACATTGCTCGCTAGTGACATCATCAAACTGTCCGTCCAATCAGAACCTTCTCAGCCTGTCAGGTGACATTGTAACGTCCAATCAGATTACAGCATCGTGGGGGGGATGGCTCGATATTCCCTCAGGGGTTGTGAACTATGAACTAACTGTCCATTACCTCGAGTACACCCCCGGGCTACTAACTGAGGGAGCTGTACTAAAGGTCAATCGTACGTCACATGACGACCAACTGACATATAGTGATGTCACAACTCTCCCGAGGGAAGGGCCCTACTCGTTTATCCTCAAGTCACATGACCTTGCCGGCAATACACGTATCAGTCGGCGTACTTTACTATATGACTTTAATTCCAGTGTTGAGATTAACCCTTTCGTTCCTCTAATAGTGACGTCCGCTGTGCCCTCAACAGATTATATTTGGCAAAATTCGACTGATAAAGTGTTTACAGTTTCAGGAAGTGGACATTTCTATAACACAAATCTTCGTTCAACTAATTACCTTGCCCCTCTCGCTAATTACAGTGTGGGCGGAGTCATTGACGAGGCGTATGATCAAGTATTAGCCCAGGGCCGCTATCCGAGGCAAGGTACAATCAACGCACTAGGCATTGTCGAACTAAACTATGATATTATTATCGACCGCGTCGGTGGAAATTCAAGTGACAGTTTAACGCAACCGATTGCATTCCCATTCCAAACGAGTGATATTGGAATGGAAAATGTTGAAATCAGAACTGAGCTACAAGATGGCGATTCTGTCAAGATTTGGTTTCAAGCGATTGATTTTCGTTTTCAATATTCAGTCGATTCTGTTCTAGTACACGTTGATTCTTCCCCACCGGAGTTGAGTGAGCTCGGGCTGTATtggagtggagtgggcggGAGTGGAGTGGGCGGACTGAGTCTACATGGAACAGGGACATTGTTGGATCTCGATATTCGGTTCCAAGTACAGGACCAGCACAGTGGAATATACAGTGTAGAATG GTCTATCTCGACTGTGATTGGCTCCGAAACCTTTGGGAGTGGGGGTGTTGCCGTGCCGATGTCCGAACCCCACTCATGTGCCCCCCCACAGTGCGTGTGTGACCCCCTGCATCACTGTACCCCCGTACACTTCTCAATCCAACCTCCCGCTAGCGATTTCAGCAATTCCCTCGCTCTACATGATACGGATTATATAGTGACGGTTACCGTGAGCAACCATGCTCGGCTCACGTCTACACTGTCTCACAGGTTCACGGTggacaccacaccccctttaCAAGGTTATGTGATTGACGGACAGGGGTCAAAGGACATTGATTATCAAACAACATTTGAACTCTCTGCAAGTTGGACGGGATTTTTTGATCGGGAATCAGACGTCGCATTTTATCAGTACATTTTTGGAACGGAATGTGCTAACTCTAGTTTATTTATGTATCCACTAACATCGGACAGTGATGTCATACAGACGATTGTAACCATGGCAGCACGGACCGCTCCAATACAAGGAACTTATTTTGTGACAGTTGTTGCGTTCAATCAAGCACTTCAACCGTCCAATCCAGTGTGCTCTGATGGTGTTACCGTGGATACTGTTGCCCCAGTGATAGCGGGTGTAGTCATTCCGGGAGCGGTGGTTCAGCCGGGACTTGTAAGCGATGTGGAGGGTATGTGGTACGTGAGGGAGGAccgtgtgagggtgtgggtgggggcGTGCCCCAATCTGACCACACCCATCGTTGACCTCTCACCTTATCCTATTGG GACCGCCCCCTCACCTGATGATGTGTGCAGCTCCTCTACACtctacacaccctcacaactcACACATCTCACACAAGACCACACCCTCAACGTTACGTGGTCGGCTACAGACAATATTGGCATATCACACTTTGAAGTCGGTATAATATCAGAAACAAACTTTACGGAAAATGGACAAAATATAGAATATTTCCACACAGCAGGACAATCTCATTATTCATTCCATAACTCTGAGTTGCTAAGCAACGGAAACCTGTTTTACGTGTCTCTCCGTGTCTTTGATTTAGCCCAGCAAATGGTGGTATTGAATATCGGACCTATATTAGTAGATGTGACTCCACCCACTTTTAACGCTACCCTTGAGGTTGTACGGaatggagatcatgtgatattgGAATGGAAATCTGAAGATTTAGAGAGCGGAATTGAACAATTTCAGTTTGCAATTGGAAAAACAGAATTTGGAATTCAAGTATCTGATTTTGCACCCCTCCCTTTATCTACGCCCCCAcagtgccccacccccttatGTGTTGCCATAGAAACAACGACACTACCTCTATTGAGTGGGCGAGAGTATTACATCACGATTCAAGCGACCAATGGGGCGAGACTATCAAGTTACATCAGCAAACCATTCACCCAGATCAGCGGAGCCCCTTCACTCGGCTATGTGTTTGATATCGATCCAACTGTTCCATTCAACTTAACCAGCTCTTATAGTTCTTACAACAAAGACATCGACATTTTAGTAGATTCTGAACGACTGTCTATCAAATGGGGAGGTTTTGTACATCCGCACTTGCCAGTTAATTACTCAGTCTTCCTTGGATCCAGTCCTGGCATTGACGATATTGTCACCCTGGTTACCGTTGGCACGGAAACAGCGTACGAGTTTACAAATGTTAGTTTTACGAGCGGAAATGTTTATTATTCGACGGTTATTGCTGAGAATATTTACGGCCGTGTGAGTGTGAGTTCTGACAGTGTTCTGGTATTAAGTGGCGTACGTGATAGTCTCTCCAAAGCTACAGTACTGGATCAACTCGTTTATCAGGTTTCCACGAGTGCTGTGTCAGCAAATTGGGTTTTCCCGGATTTAATTAATACTCATGCCTCTCGCTACGAATGGGCATTGCTAGGAGACGGTTACCAAGCAACACGATACACCAACGTCGGCAAGGACACTAATATTATTAGGAGTGTGAATGAACTGCAATCAGGAATTAAATACAGATCATCCGTACGAGCGTGCTTTCCTAACTTTTGTCTCGATCCCATTCTATCCGATGGTTTTTATATTTCTATTCCGCCAAGTCCACGTTCCATACAAGCCGTGTATACTCCAATAGAAATGGATGAGGAATTCGGTACCAGTAATTTTGGCAGTTTATATATTTCGTGGGATGCTTTTGTTGGAGAGCAAATCTCTTACTACGAATGGAGTATTGGAAACTCTGAAATGGGAGGGCAAGAATTGATTGTGAATTGGAACAGAGTGTATGGAGTATCAGATGAGGTTCACTTGAATGCAAGCCTATCCCTACATAAGACTAACTATGTTACGGTGCGGGGGTACAACTACCCTGGCCTGTCTGACCAATCAACTGCTTTGTTGAAATGGAGAATAAACGAACAAGAAATAGAACAAAATCAAGTACCGAGAAATCCACTTATTGTTTTCGATATTACCGAGTCTGACGTCCCCCCTCTCCTTACTGATAATTGGAAAGAGATTGAACACATAGCGACTACCTACACTGATATAGACTACGCTGATATAACCTCTCTCTCTGCTGCGTGGCCCGACCTCCGCTATTCTTACTTTCATTATTCCATATCAAGAAAACAAGAATTTTCCGACTGTCAAAACGATCCCTATGCTATAGCTTGTGGTAATACTATCGGCAATGCTGTCACGGCAACGAACCTTGACCTTGTTAATGGCGAACGTTACTACTTTTGTGTGCAAGGGTTACTTAGTGACGCTACCcaccccacacctcacacacctcacacactcacacactgcTCTAACGGCGTGGTCGTTGATTTAACCCCTCCGACAAGTGGGTGTGTCGAGATATTAACTCTTTCTGTTCCCGAATATGATTACATGTCGGGCAGTGGGAGCGCTTTCGTTGCCCCCGACAACGAAAGGGAGTGCTCAAGAGATACTGGCATTGCGTTTCAAGTGTCTAGTTCGGAGATGTTTgttgtgtgggaggagtttAGCGAtgtggagggggcgtggcATGTTGGGGGTGTGGCCAACTATCAGTACGCTATAG GAACTTCTGCTGGATCTAGTGATGTACTGGATTTTACGTCAGTGGGTGTGACTACCTACGCTGTTGCTAGGGACCTCTCCTTGGAAACGAGCCTAACCTATTATGTAGCCATACGAGGGATTGACTTTGTTGGTCATGTGACTGATGCGTACTCGCAACCTGTTACCGTGGATACGACCCCTCCGGATATCACGAGTGTGTGGATCGAAGGAGCGAATAATTACATAGAAAATGGCCTTCGCTTGAATTGGGATTTGCCTCGCGATGGCGACAGTGGAGTGAAGGTTGTGGAATGGGCTATTGGCAGCAGGTCAGGTTCCAGTGATGGCATGGAATGGAGACCTGTGGATCATGTGAGTGTCACACGACAGCTGGTGGAGGGCACTCAGTTCAGTGATGGACAGACCATCTTCCTCTCCATAAGA gTAACCAATGGCGCTGGACTGACAACTATCTCCTCGTCCGCTGCCTAcactcttgaccacacccctcccGCCCCCGGACACGTGTACGATGGTTCCTATATAACTGCTGACGTCAGCGACCTCGACTACAGCACTGATCTGAGCAATCTCAATAGTCACTGGACACGGTTCACTGACCCACACACGGACGTGGTGGAGTATTTCATCGCTATGGGAACTACGTCTGGTGGGACGGACGTACAGGACACCAtcagtgtgggtgtggcttcat CCGTCACCCTCACATCTCTCACACTCTCACAAGGCCACACCTACTACACAACCGTCACAGCTTGTAACGCCCTCAAACTGTGCTCGTCTGCATCGTCCAATGGGATTACAGTCGACGTGACTCCGCCCACTCCTGGCCGGGTTCTGAACAGCTACAGTGGACCAGACGACATTCAATTTCAAGGTtcaag GTCCACCATCTCGGCCCGCTGGATTGGTTTCCATGACGATGAATCCTCGCTACAATATTTCACCTACTATATTGGGCTATCTCCTAACGACAGCAGTGTGATTCCGCCCACTcatgccccgcccactcagaCCTCGTTCATCATCCACACACCGCTCCCAACTCACACTCTGATCTACACTACAGTTGTTGCCGTTAACGGAGCAGGGGTCAAAACTCAAGCTAGTTCTAGCGGACTTTACATTGATGACATGACACCCGAAATAACTGAGGGCGTTGCCATACATACAGAGTGGACGGGATCCATCTCCATGGCAACACAATACAGCACATCAGCTCTTCGTATACAATGGAACTTTATTGACTCTCATACTTCAATCAATCAACATTTCTGGTTTATACTGTCCGATTCTAATACCATAACTCCCATACCAGGAACAGCCATCGGGTCTCAGTCCCATGCCACAGCTACAAACCTCGAGATCAGAGACGGAGACACACACTCGGCTATTTTGATTGGCTGTAATCAAGCCGGCCTTTGCACGCAGTCCACCTCTCGCAGCGTGTTATTTGATTCTTCTCCTCCGATTGACGGCTATTTTGCAGCGTACAGTGCTTCTATGGCTTCTCTTAATCGTACCGTGCCTGGAGGCATGACATGGAGGAACAGGAACGTCCGCGGAATAGCCCAAATTGATATTTCGTTTCTCGGATTTAGTGATCCACATTCCGGTATTGCCGAATACTGGTTGTCCGTTGGTACGCTCTACAGTGGATCTGACCTTTTGACCTCTATGGGCCCGCAGCTGATACAAGTGTCACCAGAGAGAGGAGTTATCTTAGCAGAGATTCTGTTAAATAGATTATTGGTTGTCGATGAAGTCCTACATGTGTCGATATGGGCCATTAATGGCGTTGGATTAGAGAGCTACATAGTTAGGGGAAGTTTTACAGTTGATGCACCAACTACACTCAATAATAATGGAACTTTAACTCTGTTACGTTCGTCTTCGTGCCCTTTGACCTCTTGTCTAGGACATTGTGCGTGTGGTGCGAGGGAGTCGCTGTGTGAATTTGGAACATTGCCCCCCTGTCAAAAACTGACCCCCTCCACGCTACCCCCTGAACTACAAGTGTCTGTACTGGCCACATCCCCTCAACTAATACCAGGGAGTGATTCCATCCTCTTTACTACTGTAACTGATAAACTAGTGGCCGAGATTGCCGAACCCGTTTCCATGGAGATACAACGTCTAGAGTGGAGCGTGAGTGAGGAGGGGTTTTCCCCAGGATTGGGGGTTCAAAGTTCGGACGGTATTACTTGGAGGGGGGTGGGCAATCTGTCAAGACTTGTGTTTTCTAGCGCTCAATCTCTCAAACATGGAGTGTCATATATATTTCATGTACGAGCTTGGTACAATGATACATCTTACGCTGTGTTTACGTCTAATAGCATCACCGTGGATACTGTTGGCACGGCAACTATGCTCGGAGAACGTGTAAAAGTGTCGGATAATCGCAGATTCACTTCTGACCTCACGAGTGTTTCCATTTCGTTACAAAACTTATTTGTCCCTTCCATGGCTAGTTCAATATCCACGTTCCGAGTTGCTATTGGCGACAGTCTCCATGCCGACAATATACACTCCTACACGGACGTGGACCCGCTAACGGACTCACTTCTATCGAACCTTGATCTCAAGAATGGTCGTACTTACTATATCACAGCACAAGGGATTTCACCTCTCGGCATAACCACCCCCTCAATctcccgccccctcacagTCGATCtgaccccacccacacaaggTCACCTCTTCACTGGAACGAGAACACGAGAAGTGACCTCTCAAACGAACTCTACCGCGTATACAGCACGTTGGTTAGGCTTCAATAATGCATTATCTGGGATCAACCATTACGAGCTGGCACTGACCACATCACATGATCCGCCCACTCAATACACGAACATTGGTATATCGTTAAGCGGAACTTTGAACTCTTTGACCTTGAATCACGGAGTGACGTATTACTCGCACCTTGTTGCCGTTAGCAACGCTGGCATACGATCGGATGATTTTGTATTAAGAAGAGGACTGGTGATTGATAACACTGCTCCTATTGGTCTATCTAATAACATCACTGGTGACAATATAATCAGTAATCCATCGTTTGAAAGTGTTATGTACGCGTCGGAATGTCCTCAGGCAATCGACAATAATCAAGCTACGCAAAATTGGACTATTAGCGGTGAATCTCTTATAGTAACAACGTATAATGATTACAACGTGGTACCAGTTGATGGTTGCTTGTCACTGTTGCTGTCTGGCAGTATCTCCCAGGCTGTGGATACTAGCGCAGGGGTTTGGTACAGAGCCTCGCTATCTATACATCAGTTCAGTCACACAACCAGCACACGACTCACTATGCAGGTAGCTGGTGctagtgtggtgtgtgaggtgggaGGCTGGTGGTGGGGGCGGTGTCAGTTACTGTTTCAAGCAAGTCACTCCACTACCATCATCCAACTAACCACTGCAGCCTACGAACGAGTTATCATCGATGAAATAAATATCGTCCGTTTATCTGATTTCACTGATACCAGAAATGGACTCGCTAGTTTACCCAATGATCCTACAAACGCTATCAGTATATCTATGGAGGTCATAAGTTCAACACAGGTTCGtctgcaagctgattggttGATTGCCGATCCCGAGAGTGGAATGCAAGAGTTCATGTGGGCCGTGGGAACAGTGAGAGGAGGTCAACAAAAGCAACGATATCGCTCCACCGGCACTAACCCCTCGGCCATTAGTGGACCACTATCAGTAGGTCATAACGAGATGGTGTATGTTACCGTAGTAGCCACTAACTTTGCTGGTTTGAGGGAGGTGTTCTATTCTCGTCCCTTCAtcgttgaccacacccctccacatgtgagtgggcgtgtatgGGATGGAGTGGGCGGTGATATTGACTATCAGAGTGAGGGGATGGTGTCTGTCGACTGGGCCGTTGCCATTAGCGACCCGGAGAGTGGACTAAAATCTTGCGTATGGGCTATTG gcacCACTCCTGGAGCTACTGATGTCCGTCCGTACATTGTGATGTCAGGTGATGTCACCAGTAGCCATAGCAACGACCTCTCACCCCTCCTACGCCACGGGACCAAAGTGTACTCGACAGTGACTTGTACGAACAGAGCTGGTCATCATAGCAACGCTTATTCGGACGGGGTGACAATTCTATTAAATCCTCCAAATTCTTCGCTAGCTTTCGCCACTCTCTCTAGTCCCGAGATGACACAATATGACATCATCCTTGGTTACCTCCCTAGCAACCGTCTGACGCTCGTCTGGGGAGGatttgctgagtcagcagatACTCCTCTCGAATATGAATTACGAATAACTATCTCAAGCGATTTTGTAGGAGACTGGGAAAATGTTGGCTTCCTGAGACAGTTGACCCTTAACGATATCGAGTTGCTTAGCAAcaatagtcatgtgatacaagTACGAGCAGTCAATCTGGGAGGATTAAGAAGTGACCCCGTGAACCTTTCGTTTACTATACTGGACACGCCCCCTATTGACTCCG GTATCCGTGTGAATGACACCTGGCTATCATCTAATCAGCTATCATTGGATTGGTCAGACAAGTTCACTGACTCTGCCCTCCTCCGCTATGAACTAAGCATTGGAACGCAAAGAGGGAGTGGCTCCGTCCAAATGTGGGTGGAGTTTAGTTCCGAGGAGACCTCCCTCACACTATCCCATCCTCAGTTACTGAGAAGGAATGATTATTTCTTATCTCTAATAGCGATTAGCCCATCAGGACTGTATGTAACTGTTAACCAAGTTATAGCTGGTATCCCCATGGTAACGTAG